The following are encoded together in the Fusobacteriaceae bacterium genome:
- a CDS encoding very short patch repair endonuclease produces the protein MAIFQELGISGWRHGYQLKGHPDFVFLKKRIAVFVDGCFWQGHNCRNARPQENETFWRKKIGDNIARDRIITTLFESRGWIVIRIWECELKKITVKFLLKN, from the coding sequence ATTGCCATTTTTCAAGAATTAGGTATCAGTGGTTGGAGGCACGGATATCAGCTCAAAGGTCATCCGGATTTCGTCTTCCTAAAGAAACGCATCGCCGTTTTTGTCGACGGTTGCTTCTGGCAAGGTCATAATTGCAGAAATGCTCGTCCCCAAGAAAACGAGACATTCTGGAGGAAAAAAATCGGCGACAATATCGCGCGTGACAGGATAATTACCACGTTGTTTGAAAGTCGAGGCTGGATAGTTATTCGCATATGGGAGTGCGAATTGAAAAAAATAACCGTGAAATTCTTGTTAAAAAATTAA
- a CDS encoding NAD(P)H-dependent oxidoreductase has translation MNKPLVAYFSASGVTAKVAKILAEAASADLYEIKPEVPYTQADLDWQDKNSRSSIEMKDKSFRPAIADKGANIAAYDVIFLGFPIWWYIAPTIINTFLESYDFAGKTVVLFATSGSSGFGKTVESLKGSVSASTMIKEGKLLNGKQTKEGLAAWVADLGI, from the coding sequence ATGAATAAACCACTGGTAGCATACTTTTCAGCAAGCGGCGTCACAGCCAAGGTAGCGAAGATACTGGCGGAGGCGGCAAGCGCCGATCTCTACGAAATCAAGCCGGAAGTTCCTTACACGCAAGCGGATCTGGACTGGCAGGACAAAAATTCCCGCAGTTCCATCGAAATGAAAGATAAATCCTTCCGCCCGGCCATCGCCGACAAAGGCGCCAACATCGCCGCATATGACGTGATATTCCTCGGCTTCCCCATCTGGTGGTACATCGCGCCGACGATCATCAATACTTTCCTCGAAAGTTATGATTTCGCGGGAAAGACTGTCGTGCTGTTTGCCACATCCGGCAGCAGCGGTTTCGGAAAAACCGTGGAAAGCCTGAAGGGTAGCGTTTCCGCTTCCACGATGATCAAGGAGGGCAAACTTTTGAACGGCAAACAGACCAAGGAAGGTCTCGCGGCTTGGGTTGCGGATCTTGGAATATAG
- a CDS encoding arsenate reductase family protein, whose product MTTFICYPKCTTCQKAKSWLDRKGVKYEIRDIKTANPSYKELKTWLATSKLPVKSFFNTSGLLYKSMNLKEKLPAMSEDDCLKLLATDGMLVKRPLLIGDGFVLVGFKEGNWAHNIRPAVGDPAPYPQV is encoded by the coding sequence ATGACAACCTTCATCTGCTACCCCAAATGCACAACCTGCCAAAAAGCAAAATCCTGGCTTGACCGCAAAGGAGTCAAATACGAAATCCGCGACATCAAGACGGCCAATCCAAGCTACAAGGAACTGAAAACCTGGCTTGCCACAAGCAAGCTGCCGGTAAAAAGCTTTTTCAATACAAGCGGCTTGCTGTATAAGTCCATGAATCTCAAAGAAAAACTCCCCGCCATGAGCGAAGACGACTGCCTGAAACTACTCGCCACAGACGGGATGCTTGTGAAGCGCCCGCTTTTGATCGGGGACGGGTTTGTGCTGGTGGGATTCAAGGAGGGGAATTGGGCGCATAACATACGCCCCGCCGTAGGCGACCCGGCCCCTTACCCGCAAGTGTAA